A single window of Zea mays cultivar B73 chromosome 10, Zm-B73-REFERENCE-NAM-5.0, whole genome shotgun sequence DNA harbors:
- the LOC100281995 gene encoding uncharacterized protein LOC100281995 codes for MLAIFQKQVAHAPQELNSPRAGASPSKPRNPDEILRDFHAAHPAAAFSASFGGGAALACVGPSSSATATGTATYQRMFCGLDHIYCVFLGRLDNLSGLIRQYGLCGRSTNEAMLVIEAYRTLRDRGPYPADQVVKDLAGAFAFVVFDSRSGAVFAALGAADAGGAPVPLYWGVAADGSAVISDDRDLVKRGCGKSYAPFPAGCMFHSDGGLKSFEHPMNRLKAMPRVDSEGAMCGATFKVDTFTKINSMPRVGSAANWAAWDEAI; via the coding sequence ATGCTGGCCATCTTCCAGAAGCAGGTGGCGCACGCGCCGCAGGAGCTCAACAGCCCCCGCGCCGGCGCGTCGCCCAGCAAGCCCCGGAACCCCGACGAGATCCTGCGCGACTTCCACGCCGCGCACCCGGCCGCCGCCTTCTCCGCCTCCTTCGGCGGCGGCGCCGCGCTCGCCTGCGTCGGCCCCTCCTCCTCCGCCACCGCCACCGGCACCGCCACCTACCAGCGGATGTTCTGCGGCCTGGACCACATCTACTGCGTCTTCCTGGGCCGCCTCGACAACCTCAGCGGCCTCATCCGCCAGTACGGCCTGTGCGGCCGCTCCACCAACGAGGCGATGCTGGTCATCGAGGCCTACCGCACGCTGCGCGACCGCGGGCCCTACCCGGCCGACCAGGTCGTCAAGGACCTCGCCGGCGCCTTCGCCTTCGTCGTCTTCGACAGCCGCTCCGGCGCCGTCTTCGCCGCCCTCGGCGCCGCCGACGCCGGGGGAGCGCCGGTGCCGCTGTACTGGGGCGTCGCGGCCGACGGGTCCGCGGTGATCAGCGACGACCGGGACCTGGTCAAGCGCGGCTGCGGCAAGTCCTACGCGCCCTTCCCCGCGGGCTGCATGTTCCACAGCGACGGAGGGCTCAAGAGCTTCGAGCACCCCATGAACAGGCTCAAGGCCATGCCGCGCGTCGACAGCGAGGGCGCCATGTGCGGCGCCACCTTCAAGGTCGACACCTTCACCAAGATCAACTCCATGCCCCGTGTTGGCAGCGCCGCCAACTGGGCCGCCTGGGACGAAGCCATCTAG
- the LOC100216721 gene encoding uncharacterized protein LOC100216721 has protein sequence MASFFADDGTDDLPRTTSHPFDSDDFGAAAADVAAADGYGGYASFAEGGVEEVDEEITVESDGVPIRHVSGGYSPSPFSPELEPNGGDGPILPPPTEMGRDEGILLREWRRKNAMELEKKEQKERELRAQIIAEAEEFKKAFFEKRIQNCASNMVNNREREKIFVASQEKFHAGADKQYWKSISDLIPHEIATIEKRGKKDKDKKPSITVVQGPKPGKPTDLSRMRHILVKLKHAPPPHMLQPPPPAPAAKEGTKDGSAKGGGKDGAKEGGAAAPANGAKQPAESQETTANGPSEAEKEQPAASE, from the exons ATGGCCTCCTTCTTCGCCGACGACGGCACCGATGACCTCCCACGCACCACTTCCCACCCCTTCGACTCCGATGACTTCGGCGCCGCCGCGGCCGACGTCGCCGCCGCCGACGGATACGGCGGGtacgcctctttcgccgagggggGTGTCGAGGAGGTGGACGAGGAGATCACCGTCGAGTCCGATGGGGTCCCGATCCGCCACGTCTCCGGGGGGTACTCGCCCTCGCCGTTCTCCCCCGAGCTCGAGCCCAACGGCGGCGACGGCCCGATCCTACCGCCGCCCACCGAGATGGGGCGGGACGAGGGAATCCTCCTCCGCGAGTGGCGGAG AAAAAATGCTATGGAACTTGAGAAAAAAGAACAGAAGGAGAGGGAGCTACGTGCCCAAATAATTGCTGAAGCCGAAGAATTCAAGAAAGCCTTTTTTGAGAAGAGGATACAGAACTGTGCGTCAAACATGGTGAACAACAGAGAGAGGGAGAAG ATTTTTGTAGCCAGCCAGGAGAAATTCCACGCCGGCGCAGACAAGCAGTACTGGAAATCGATTTCAGATCTCATCCCACATGAAATAGCCACCATCGAGAAGCGGGGGAAGAAAGACAAGGACAAGAAGCCATCCATCACAGTTGTCCAGGGCCCCAAGCCTGGCAAGCCCACCGACCTGTCCCGGATGCGCCATATCTTGGTGAAGCTGAAGCATGCTCCGCCGCCACATATGTTGCAGCCTCCACCACCAGCACCTGCTGCTAAAGAGGGCACAAAGGATGGCAGCGCCAAAGGTGGTGGAAAGGACGGCGCCAAAGAAGGCGGCGCGGCAGCCCCAGCAAACGGCGCCAAGCAGCCTGCTGAGAGCCAAGAAACCACCGCCAATGGCCCCTCGGAGGCGGAGAAAGAGCAGCCTGCAGCCTCGGAGTGA